A window of Phyllopteryx taeniolatus isolate TA_2022b chromosome 19, UOR_Ptae_1.2, whole genome shotgun sequence contains these coding sequences:
- the six3b gene encoding homeobox protein SIX3b isoform X2 yields the protein MVFRSPLDLLSASRLLLRPQADGERPAAPAPAPGLCFSASQIAGVCETLEETGDVERLARFLWSLPAASGARDSVWEHESVRRARAVVAYHSGSFRELYRIVETHRFTRASHGKLQAMWLEAHYREAEKLRGRPLGPVDKYRVRKKFPLPSTIWDGEQKTHCFKERTRGLLREWYLRDPYPNPGKKRELAHATGLTPTQVAAPPVVFRGHPASPGRRSVQSGRQPRGPSRRPNSPLGDGQ from the exons ATGGTGTTCAGGTCGCCTCTCGACTTGCTCTCGGCTTCTCGCCTCCTCCTGCGTCCGCAGGCGGACGGCGAGCGCCCGGCCGCGCCCGCGCCCGCGCCGGGCCTGTGCTTCTCGGCGTCGCAGATCGCCGGCGTGTGCGAGACGCTGGAGGAGACGGGCGACGTGGAGCGCCTGGCCCGCTTCCTGTGGTCCCTCCCGGCGGCCTCCGGCGCCCGCGACTCCGTCTGGGAGCACGAGTCGGTGCGACGCGCCCGCGCCGTGGTGGCctaccacagcggcagcttccGCGAGCTCTACCGCATCGTGGAGACGCACCGCTTCACGCGCGCCTCCCACGGCAAGCTGCAGGCCATGTGGCTGGAGGCGCACTACCGCGAGGCGGAGAAGCTGCGCGGCCGGCCGCTGGGCCCCGTGGACAAGTACCGGGTCCGCAAGAAGTTCCCCCTGCCCAGCACCATCTGGGACGGCGAGCAGAAGACGCACTGCTTCAAGGAGCGCACGCGCGGCCTGCTGCGCGAGTGGTACCTGCGGGATCCCTACCCGAACCCCGGCAAGAAGCGGGAGCTGGCGCACGCCACCGGGCTCACGCCGACCCAG GTTGCTGCACCACCGGTTGTGTTCCGAGGACATCCAGCATCCCCTGGGCGGAGGAGCGTGCAGTCCGGACGTCAACCACGCGGACCGAGTCGACGGCCAAACTCTCCTCTCGGTGACGGACAGTGA
- the six3b gene encoding homeobox protein SIX3b isoform X1: MVFRSPLDLLSASRLLLRPQADGERPAAPAPAPGLCFSASQIAGVCETLEETGDVERLARFLWSLPAASGARDSVWEHESVRRARAVVAYHSGSFRELYRIVETHRFTRASHGKLQAMWLEAHYREAEKLRGRPLGPVDKYRVRKKFPLPSTIWDGEQKTHCFKERTRGLLREWYLRDPYPNPGKKRELAHATGLTPTQVGNWFKNRRQRDRAAAAKNRLLHHRLCSEDIQHPLGGGACSPDVNHADRVDGQTLLSVTDSDSDLEV; encoded by the exons ATGGTGTTCAGGTCGCCTCTCGACTTGCTCTCGGCTTCTCGCCTCCTCCTGCGTCCGCAGGCGGACGGCGAGCGCCCGGCCGCGCCCGCGCCCGCGCCGGGCCTGTGCTTCTCGGCGTCGCAGATCGCCGGCGTGTGCGAGACGCTGGAGGAGACGGGCGACGTGGAGCGCCTGGCCCGCTTCCTGTGGTCCCTCCCGGCGGCCTCCGGCGCCCGCGACTCCGTCTGGGAGCACGAGTCGGTGCGACGCGCCCGCGCCGTGGTGGCctaccacagcggcagcttccGCGAGCTCTACCGCATCGTGGAGACGCACCGCTTCACGCGCGCCTCCCACGGCAAGCTGCAGGCCATGTGGCTGGAGGCGCACTACCGCGAGGCGGAGAAGCTGCGCGGCCGGCCGCTGGGCCCCGTGGACAAGTACCGGGTCCGCAAGAAGTTCCCCCTGCCCAGCACCATCTGGGACGGCGAGCAGAAGACGCACTGCTTCAAGGAGCGCACGCGCGGCCTGCTGCGCGAGTGGTACCTGCGGGATCCCTACCCGAACCCCGGCAAGAAGCGGGAGCTGGCGCACGCCACCGGGCTCACGCCGACCCAGGTGGGGAACTGGTTCAAGAACCGGAGGCAGCGCGACCGAGCGGCGGCCGCCAAAAACAG GTTGCTGCACCACCGGTTGTGTTCCGAGGACATCCAGCATCCCCTGGGCGGAGGAGCGTGCAGTCCGGACGTCAACCACGCGGACCGAGTCGACGGCCAAACTCTCCTCTCGGTGACGGACAGTGACTCGGACCTGGAGGTGTGA